Below is a window of Calditrichota bacterium DNA.
CCACACTATGTCGTTTCGCTCACCCCTGCTCCCGGTCGGCACGACAAGTACGCGACCGGCAATCGCTCCTCCTCATACCCCAGGTATGGAACCGCCTCCTCAAGGTGGGTCCATTAGTTGAACCTACCGGTGACAAATATAGCGTCAAAACCCGAAAAGTCAAGCGGAAAGTTCAGATAGAAAGGGCTTGAGGGACTTTCCTGACTGTCTGGCCTGCCAACTGTGCAACTTTGCGACACCGCTGGTCAAGCACAGTGAGGGAGTCTGTGGAAGGCACCCCCTAGTACCGGGTCGATTCCACCTTCAACGGCGGTCTGTGCGGTTGGTTGTTGTAGATGCTGGCAACGGCAACTCTCACTTCTTCCACCTGTTCATCGAGTTCGAATGAGAACCGCTCCACATCGAGATTGGCCAGGCGTTCACGTTTGGCAACGAGCAGACGCCAGGCAGGGTCATCCGTCAGACACACCTGGAGGCGCTCATAAGAGCCGTACCCCAACCCTTTCAATCTGCACAGGAGGTCTGCCAGATGGACGATAGCCACCAGGTCTGGTTCGCGCCTTGCTCGTGATAGCTCGTGGTGGGCGGTAGCCACCTCTGCCAACCCTTCCTCCAATTGCCAGTATTGGACAAGCCATTGACCAAAGTCGGTGTGGTTGATGCCCAGAACTTCGTCCTCTGCTTCGTGGTACGCGAAACCTTCTTTCTCAACAAGGGACACCACCTGCGCGAACTCTTCGGGGAAGTTCTGGCACAAGACCACTTCGCCAATGTCGTGGAGCAATCCGCCCAAGTAGGCGCGGTCTACCTGGCCGAACCCCATGGCCTTGGCCAGTTGCTGGCTCACCAGACCGCATCCGAACGAATGCTCCCAAAACGTCTCGATGCGAAAGCGCGCTACCTTGGAGACAAACGCGTTCACCAACCAGGTGCTCAACACAACATTGCGCACCTCCCGCAATCCCATGTAGAGAATGGCCTCCTTGAGGGATTGCACCTGGTGTCTCAGTCCCCAAAAGG
It encodes the following:
- a CDS encoding HDOD domain-containing protein, which codes for MREESREETLRKYLAKIEYVPTIPTIVNQVLTELENPEANLQEVVEILMADQVLTLRMIRLVNSAFWGLRHQVQSLKEAILYMGLREVRNVVLSTWLVNAFVSKVARFRIETFWEHSFGCGLVSQQLAKAMGFGQVDRAYLGGLLHDIGEVVLCQNFPEEFAQVVSLVEKEGFAYHEAEDEVLGINHTDFGQWLVQYWQLEEGLAEVATAHHELSRARREPDLVAIVHLADLLCRLKGLGYGSYERLQVCLTDDPAWRLLVAKRERLANLDVERFSFELDEQVEEVRVAVASIYNNQPHRPPLKVESTRY